The following proteins are co-located in the Dyadobacter chenwenxiniae genome:
- a CDS encoding histone H1, translating into MARFDEVKDLILSLEGDFDKFYEKGNQAAGTRVRKGMQDLKTLAQDIRAEVQNKKNTAE; encoded by the coding sequence ATGGCAAGATTTGATGAAGTTAAAGATTTGATCCTTTCGCTTGAGGGCGATTTCGATAAGTTCTATGAAAAAGGTAACCAGGCTGCTGGAACACGCGTTCGTAAAGGTATGCAAGACCTTAAAACGTTGGCTCAGGATATCCGTGCCGAGGTTCAAAACAAAAAGAACACCGCAGAATAA
- a CDS encoding cytochrome B yields the protein MNALIRAHSGLRYIVLALLIAAIFTAYSNWQKGAQGDSKIYLFAFIATHTQLLLGLILYTMSAKVNFDLISEKVFRFYSIEHIFMMLIAIVLITVGRIRSKKLTGPAKHRTVLYFYAMGLIIILVAIPWPFRNLGSGWF from the coding sequence ATGAACGCGCTTATACGTGCCCATTCAGGCCTCCGTTATATAGTGTTGGCACTTTTGATTGCTGCAATATTTACTGCTTACTCCAATTGGCAAAAAGGTGCTCAGGGCGACAGCAAAATATATCTGTTCGCATTCATTGCCACACATACGCAATTGCTGCTCGGACTGATCCTTTACACCATGAGCGCGAAAGTGAATTTTGATCTGATCAGCGAAAAGGTTTTCCGTTTCTATTCGATCGAACACATATTTATGATGCTGATCGCCATTGTGCTGATAACGGTAGGGAGAATAAGGTCGAAGAAACTGACTGGCCCCGCCAAGCACAGAACGGTGCTTTACTTTTATGCCATGGGCCTGATCATCATTCTCGTTGCGATTCCCTGGCCTTTCCGAAACCTCGGCTCGGGCTGGTTCTGA
- a CDS encoding DUF4286 family protein — MIIFNITVNISYAAEKEWLHYMKTVHIPEILATKLPLECKLLRLLTEIENEGSTYTSQFSFRTMEDFLAYQTHFQADLQERHHTLFSGQYVSFRTLLEEA; from the coding sequence ATGATCATATTTAACATTACTGTCAATATCAGCTACGCCGCAGAAAAAGAGTGGCTGCATTACATGAAGACAGTTCATATCCCCGAAATCCTGGCAACAAAATTGCCCCTGGAATGCAAGCTGCTACGCTTACTCACTGAGATCGAAAACGAAGGGTCCACTTATACATCGCAGTTTTCGTTCCGGACTATGGAGGATTTTTTAGCGTACCAGACGCACTTTCAGGCAGATTTGCAGGAGCGGCATCACACTCTTTTTAGTGGTCAATATGTATCTTTCCGGACACTTCTGGAAGAAGCTTAA
- a CDS encoding MaoC family dehydratase, which produces MNIEPVVDSSFEQPFRLTQEEVQRFADLTGDNNPIHLDAEYAATTSFKKPIIHGMLGATIFTKVLGTQFPGFGSIYLKQTLEFLRPMFVETDYKAVFTIKTINPEKHIAEISTEIVDVSTKKVVTRGVATMINTEKF; this is translated from the coding sequence ATGAATATTGAACCTGTTGTTGATAGTAGTTTTGAACAGCCATTCCGGTTAACCCAGGAGGAAGTTCAGCGCTTTGCAGACCTGACCGGCGATAACAACCCTATCCACCTTGACGCTGAATATGCCGCGACGACCTCATTCAAAAAGCCAATCATTCACGGCATGCTGGGCGCCACCATTTTTACGAAAGTATTGGGAACACAATTCCCCGGGTTTGGGTCCATTTATCTAAAACAAACATTGGAATTCCTTCGTCCCATGTTCGTCGAAACCGATTACAAGGCGGTTTTTACTATCAAAACCATTAACCCGGAAAAGCACATTGCTGAGATTTCAACTGAGATCGTGGATGTATCGACGAAAAAAGTTGTAACACGTGGCGTGGCTACGATGATCAATACAGAAAAGTTTTAA
- a CDS encoding acetyl-CoA carboxylase biotin carboxylase subunit, translating into MRSIKKILVANRGEIALRIMRTAREMNIATVAVFSEADRKSPHVRYADEAVCIGPAPSSESYLRGDKIIQVCKDLNVDAIHPGYGFLSENAGFAKMVQEAGLIFIGPSPEAIEIMGSKLAAKQAAGQYNIPMVPGTETAITDRTEAKTRAMEIGYPILIKASAGGGGKGMRVVNNETDFDEQMDRAVSEAQTSFGDGSVFIEKYITSPKHIEIQVLGDQHGNIIHLFERECSIQRRHQKVIEEAPSISISNEIRVEMGRCAIDVARSCGYYGAGTVEFILDEQGNFYFLEMNTRLQVEHPVTEQITGVDLVKQMIFIAEGKPLTLKQTDLSIKGHAIEVRVYAEDAANHFLPDVGTLHTYVKPAGNGVRVDDGFELGMEIPIYYDPMIAKLITYGADRNETIQKMIRAIDEYQISGVQTTLPFCKFVMKHPVFVSGNFDTNFVSNHFQPGMLVGEIREDASKLAAIITAQLMQKADSGAEKSAGLENKKAPGWKRRSLRNL; encoded by the coding sequence ATGCGCTCTATAAAAAAAATCCTGGTTGCAAATCGCGGGGAAATTGCCTTGCGGATCATGCGGACGGCCCGGGAAATGAACATTGCGACGGTTGCCGTTTTTAGTGAAGCCGATAGGAAATCGCCACATGTGCGTTACGCGGATGAAGCCGTATGCATTGGGCCCGCGCCATCTTCAGAGTCGTATTTGAGAGGTGATAAAATTATTCAGGTTTGTAAAGATCTGAATGTCGATGCGATACATCCAGGTTATGGCTTTTTGTCCGAAAATGCCGGGTTTGCCAAAATGGTGCAGGAAGCAGGCCTTATTTTCATCGGACCTTCGCCGGAGGCGATTGAGATTATGGGCAGTAAGCTGGCTGCAAAACAAGCTGCAGGCCAGTATAACATTCCAATGGTTCCTGGCACAGAAACGGCTATAACCGACCGCACCGAGGCCAAAACACGGGCCATGGAGATTGGTTATCCCATCCTGATCAAAGCATCTGCGGGTGGCGGCGGCAAAGGCATGCGGGTTGTAAATAACGAAACCGATTTTGACGAACAAATGGACAGGGCTGTTAGTGAGGCACAAACATCTTTCGGCGATGGGTCGGTGTTCATCGAAAAATACATTACTTCTCCCAAGCACATTGAAATTCAGGTTCTTGGCGATCAGCATGGCAACATTATCCATTTATTTGAGCGCGAATGTTCTATTCAGCGCCGCCACCAGAAAGTGATCGAAGAAGCGCCGTCTATTTCTATTTCTAATGAAATCAGGGTGGAAATGGGTCGTTGCGCTATTGATGTGGCGAGATCTTGCGGATACTATGGAGCCGGAACGGTCGAATTTATCCTGGATGAACAAGGAAATTTCTATTTTTTAGAAATGAACACGCGCCTCCAAGTAGAACATCCCGTAACAGAACAGATTACAGGAGTTGATTTGGTGAAACAAATGATCTTCATAGCAGAAGGAAAGCCGCTGACATTAAAACAAACCGATTTGAGCATCAAGGGGCATGCGATTGAAGTGCGGGTTTATGCCGAAGACGCTGCCAATCATTTCCTTCCTGACGTTGGAACATTGCATACATATGTAAAACCAGCCGGCAATGGCGTAAGAGTGGATGACGGTTTTGAGCTCGGTATGGAAATCCCCATCTATTATGACCCCATGATCGCAAAGTTGATCACTTATGGTGCCGACCGCAACGAAACGATCCAGAAAATGATCCGCGCCATTGATGAATACCAGATATCGGGCGTGCAAACCACATTGCCTTTTTGCAAGTTTGTGATGAAACACCCTGTGTTCGTCTCGGGAAATTTTGACACCAATTTTGTCTCAAATCATTTTCAGCCTGGAATGCTGGTTGGAGAAATTCGAGAAGACGCATCGAAACTAGCAGCTATTATTACAGCTCAGTTAATGCAGAAAGCGGATTCGGGAGCTGAAAAGTCAGCTGGTTTGGAAAACAAAAAAGCGCCTGGCTGGAAGCGGCGCAGCCTGCGTAATCTTTAA
- a CDS encoding alpha/beta hydrolase family protein, with protein MQNFTIVVFQKRLSFLLVWTLLLLYSCKDDKPLPIDPPVENEYLEESSVITELTQQQVAQKATALNPILAGYVKNGIKVYKITYKTKNTDGTDIMASGALILPSTPNPVSMISVQHGTIRDDSSAPSNFQDGSEGASFGSLFGSMGYIIAYPDYIGYGASKDLPHPYEHRASLASASLDMLRASKEFLKGRTDVKWDEKLYIAGYSEGGYATMSLHKMIEDEAAGEFNLRASSCGAGAYDKTAFMKHVINTKTQGVASYNALYLWVLLTYDRIYKLNRPASYYFKEPYAAGITQSGITTPINVSFDSILNESFKKDLNDGKDADFVAAIADNDVYNWKPKVPVQLYHGDADQLVFYFNSEKAYTTMKALGANVQLIPVPDGTHSSSITSYLIGTLAFFTSTK; from the coding sequence ATGCAAAATTTTACGATCGTAGTGTTTCAAAAAAGACTATCCTTCCTGCTTGTCTGGACTTTGCTCTTGCTTTATTCCTGCAAGGATGACAAGCCACTACCCATTGACCCGCCGGTTGAGAATGAATATCTCGAGGAAAGCAGTGTCATTACTGAGCTGACCCAACAGCAGGTTGCGCAAAAAGCAACCGCGTTAAACCCAATTTTAGCAGGGTATGTAAAAAACGGCATTAAAGTTTACAAAATCACTTATAAGACCAAGAATACGGACGGAACGGACATCATGGCATCCGGCGCATTAATTTTGCCGTCGACGCCTAATCCTGTTTCCATGATCAGTGTACAGCATGGCACAATCCGCGATGATTCCTCTGCGCCTTCCAACTTCCAGGATGGTTCCGAAGGTGCCTCGTTCGGTTCATTGTTTGGCTCAATGGGCTATATTATCGCATATCCGGACTACATTGGTTATGGTGCTTCAAAAGATCTTCCGCATCCATACGAGCACAGGGCAAGCCTGGCTTCTGCTTCGCTGGATATGCTGCGAGCCTCAAAGGAATTTCTGAAAGGCCGGACTGACGTAAAGTGGGATGAGAAATTGTACATTGCAGGTTATAGCGAAGGCGGTTATGCGACCATGTCTTTGCATAAAATGATTGAAGACGAAGCTGCCGGTGAGTTTAATTTGCGGGCTTCCAGCTGTGGAGCAGGCGCTTACGATAAAACAGCGTTCATGAAACACGTTATTAATACAAAAACACAGGGCGTTGCCTCCTATAACGCACTTTATCTTTGGGTGCTGTTGACCTATGACCGCATTTACAAATTAAACCGTCCGGCTTCCTATTATTTCAAAGAACCTTATGCAGCGGGAATCACGCAGTCCGGGATTACAACGCCTATTAATGTTAGCTTTGATTCCATTCTGAACGAAAGTTTCAAGAAAGATCTGAATGATGGAAAAGATGCCGACTTTGTTGCAGCCATTGCAGACAATGATGTCTACAACTGGAAACCGAAAGTTCCTGTGCAGTTATATCACGGTGACGCGGACCAGCTGGTGTTTTATTTCAATTCAGAAAAGGCGTATACGACAATGAAAGCTTTGGGTGCAAATGTTCAGCTGATACCGGTTCCGGATGGCACCCATAGCAGTTCTATCACGTCCTATCTGATTGGAACATTAGCATTTTTTACCTCTACAAAATAA
- the cysM gene encoding cysteine synthase CysM, giving the protein MFSLLDLVGNTPLVELKKINPNPDVKIFGKLEGNNPGGSVKDRAAFSMIKGAMDRGEVTSGTKLIEATSGNTGIALAMIARLFNLEIELIMPQSSTKERVLTMEAYGAKVVLSETMESARDIAEEKAAAGGYFMLNQFANADNWKAHYNTTGPEIYKDTDRAITHFVSSMGTTGTIMGVSRYLKEQNPDIQIVGCQPTDGSSIPGIRKWPTEYLPKIFERNRVDRVMEVTQDDAVFMTRKLAREEAVFAGMSSGGATWAAVELAKELKEGVIVCIICDRGDRYLSSDLFG; this is encoded by the coding sequence ATGTTCTCACTTCTTGATCTGGTTGGAAATACGCCCCTCGTTGAATTAAAAAAAATCAATCCCAATCCAGACGTAAAAATTTTTGGAAAGCTTGAAGGCAACAATCCGGGTGGAAGCGTGAAGGACCGCGCTGCATTCAGTATGATTAAAGGTGCTATGGACCGCGGCGAAGTAACGTCAGGAACAAAGCTGATTGAAGCCACAAGTGGAAATACAGGCATTGCGCTGGCCATGATCGCACGCTTATTTAACCTCGAAATCGAGCTGATAATGCCCCAAAGCTCAACAAAGGAGCGCGTTTTAACAATGGAAGCTTACGGTGCCAAAGTGGTGCTCTCGGAAACAATGGAAAGCGCACGGGACATTGCGGAGGAAAAGGCAGCAGCAGGCGGTTATTTTATGCTAAATCAATTTGCAAACGCAGATAACTGGAAAGCACATTACAACACAACCGGCCCGGAAATTTATAAGGATACCGACCGGGCAATCACGCATTTTGTTTCATCAATGGGCACCACGGGCACCATTATGGGTGTCTCGCGCTATTTGAAAGAGCAAAATCCGGACATTCAGATCGTGGGCTGCCAGCCGACGGACGGATCGAGCATTCCGGGCATCAGGAAATGGCCTACTGAATATCTTCCCAAAATATTTGAAAGAAACCGCGTTGACCGGGTAATGGAAGTTACGCAAGACGATGCGGTGTTTATGACCAGGAAACTAGCGCGGGAAGAAGCTGTTTTCGCGGGAATGAGTAGTGGTGGTGCTACTTGGGCAGCCGTAGAGCTTGCAAAAGAATTAAAGGAAGGTGTAATCGTCTGCATTATCTGCGACCGTGGCGACCGCTATTTGTCCAGCGATTTGTTTGGGTGA
- a CDS encoding HPF/RaiA family ribosome-associated protein: MRLQMQAIHFDADPKLLSFIQQKLDKLDTFYDRITSGEVFLKLDKSDNAKLQTKLLEVKLYVPGGTMFVREQGTTFEEATDLAIDTLKMQVIKFKDKRNNARAPKIIEGVALEDGVTVIAEETEE, encoded by the coding sequence ATGAGACTGCAAATGCAAGCAATTCATTTTGACGCCGATCCTAAGTTGTTGAGCTTTATTCAACAAAAGTTAGATAAACTTGATACGTTTTATGACCGTATTACTAGTGGAGAGGTGTTTTTGAAATTGGATAAAAGTGACAATGCCAAGTTACAGACTAAACTTCTTGAAGTTAAGCTTTATGTTCCGGGAGGAACCATGTTTGTGAGAGAGCAGGGGACGACGTTCGAGGAAGCAACTGATTTAGCTATTGATACATTGAAAATGCAGGTCATAAAGTTTAAAGACAAACGTAACAATGCCAGGGCACCGAAAATTATCGAAGGTGTAGCATTAGAAGATGGCGTTACGGTTATAGCGGAGGAAACAGAAGAGTAA